ttaggcagactctctttctcccattcattctcttcatttagcaacctttcatagtggcatctccaagtctcCCTGCAGCATCATTCAGGAGAAAGACATCCGGTAGAGGTTAGAGGATAAGACATCCGGTAGAGGTCAGAAGATAAAGACTTATGGTATAGGTGGTGTGCGCGGGATGAGAAGGCACACAGCAAAACGGCAAAGCATTGGCTGCCCTTATTTCCCAGCAGAATGCTGAAGTGGCAATGCCACAGATAAAGCTAGTTACTAATCAACAGTCGACTTGGTAAAAGCCAGTAGTTAacggaaggagagagaaagtccAGAATTAGGGTGAGAGCAAGAATAAACCGAATTGAATAATTGGATCTCTTAACTTTGCCATAATGTACCACtggatgaataacaataataattactagctggacctgtgaaaaattcacagaaaacataaaaaatgtaatcatctgtaaacagtgtactggtgccatgagaaatgtttgtatattatgattgtctgtctttacgttctgagttcaaattctgctgagatcgactttgcctttcgtccttttggggtcaataaattaagtattagttgtgtactggggtcgatctaatcaactggcccctccccacaaaaacttcaggcctagaaaagtatattgtgacagttacagaatatagaatgtaatgtaacaccaatgactatataatccaatcaaaatatctcagttacacaaacgcaaatagaattactatttaaccttaaaatacagcATACATTTTCAAAGCAccttaatgtacaaattgaaatgcaaaagaatgaaataataaatggatttatgaatgaaagttcggtaattgcgtttatttccaccacacaacacttattgcaaacatgttttaactaacctaaagtatacacacacacaaatacattcacatatatatatgtctcgagttgtagctgtaattcaaaggggccagccttgtcatattctgtgtgaggctgaaaatccctgagaactacattaatgttatgcctgtctgtggagtactcagccatctGTGAGCTAATTTTATCCTCATATGGTAAAGAAAAGTGAAATTGGCAGCGAATAtttggtgtgtctatgtatctattgtaagaacttttctttggatttatgtatctactgtttctctctctttccctttcacttcctttgtgtccctcttctctcccgcttttgatttaacaatgtatatatgtgtctatgtatctacttctcttgtgatgtgataaacatttaaaatcacAAAACGAACGCCGCCACCACTCACTggttctttcactctctctttctctcgcatacgtcctctctgaaacatttaaaaacacaaaacgaacactgtcaccactcactgtcgcTTTtactcgctctttctttcttacttcctctctgaaacatttaaaaatgaatTGAGCTACTAGTCAACATGGTAAAAGTCAATGGttaacgaagagagagagagagtccagaAATAGGATGAGAGCAAGAGTAAACCGAATTGAATAGTTGGATCTCTTAACTTTGCCATAATGTACTGCtagatgaataacaataataataattattattattataaagagcATTATATAGAGAAACAGAATTGAACATTACATTCTTAACTTCAACTATAGCTATAACCTACAGTATGTAGTTAACCAAACTGTGATAAAATAGATAAaggaatgaataacaataataaatgctaGAATAAGTCAATAATCTATCAACAcatttcatcatttatatatatttatatttggcaTTACTTTTATGCATTGCACATCTTTCTATAAAGAACTAACTCTAGAAGCTGAAATATATCAACTAGATGAAATAGATTTTGTCCCAccaaaaataattcaaacaaattggtagaaaacagaaaaaaagaagacggTTTACCTGAGAACTTCCTGAAGGTCTTGACAGCtctgaaataaaagcaaaataatttgtTGTAGAGGAGAGAAATTTCTAATTCTAAAGTAGTGATATATGCTTTTAAATCAAAGGCAGGTATTTTTGGTGGCTGAATCAGCTATATTGTTTACTAGATGTAATATAATCtatgaacattaaatatatttcactacaGCATTTACACATTAAAATAAAGAGTGCATTTTCAGTAAGTTTTCTATTATACAACCAAAAAcagtatacactcacacaagtgtatgtgtatgtgtgtattcagtgAATCAGGTGATGTCATGAATATATAcaatgcacatatgtttgtgtaatgAGCGAATCCAATATAAGTTTATGCGGGCATGTGTCATAATGTTCAAATAATGCTATAATTCATGTCCAGAGAAAAAGAACTTATCCAGGTTGGAGAGGTCATCAAGTGGGTGGGAGATCATactcaaaatttcaaaatatgaattgTTGCTTGTGCATGCAGGGGGAGAAGGTTTCCACcctaatatttaaaatgttcacTGCTGatgttatgatatttacttttttgATAATACAGGGCTTGGATTTGCTGCCACAACCCCTGTTTTTTGCTGGCCTTAGCTataatatttcagtttatatgAAGTTTGCTCACATTCCTCTCTTTAAGTGTCCACACCATATTGgataaagatgttgaatgtcttttGTTCCAATCAAATCCATAATGCTGGCCTTGTACACTAATTCTTTTAACAGGCACCTATTGTTCAGGGTACAGCAGTCTAAAGATCTATAATTACAGGATCTTTGTGGATGTTCCCaatgttgttatttctattgtaGTTGAAAATGATCAACTTGATGTTGGGGAGGCAACTATGTAGATTTGACCATATTTCTACTGAAGATCTTGTGGTATTTATGTAAGTGAGGGAAATGGTAATCTATGAGTGTCAGGAATTTTCTAACTGTATTAGTAGCTACATTCATATCCTATGGGGGATTGTACCATAAAATTTTCGTCTGTCTACATCTTCTTGGTCTATCTACATTTGATTCAATATAGGTTATATTACTCTTAAACTGAACCTTTCTAATGCAGCATTGTAGCATGGAGAAGCTTTTTGGGTGTAATCAGTGGATAAGTTGGAAACACACATACTAATGCTATTAACAAATTGTTTGATTATTGATGGTGGGTGGTTAGAGCCTATGTCAATATAGGAGGTATCCTCATTTGGTTTATGGTAGGGTTTAAATTTGCCTGTACTACAATTCATATTAATGTCTAGTAAATTAACTGCTTTAAAGGTTAGTGTTAATTGTAGCTTTTAGGTTCAGTTGGCTAAATATActgcataatttttttccttatcttAACCATATCCAAAACCCCATGAACTTATGAATTTACAATGTATGGACCAAGTTTGCATTATCCTCTGCTAAAGAAAAAAAGCCTTCTTTGCCAAGCAGTGATCTTTACTAAAAATGGATTGGTAAGATATGTTGTATTCAAAGGAGACTTGTTCACAAGTACTCTATGTCACAAGAAAAGTTCATAAATCATCGACACTTGAGAACaccacattttaaaaataaatttgctgaataaaagataaaacaaaccaCCACTATTACTTGTGTGATACTAGCCAAAACACCTGCATTTGAGAACTGATCGATGTACTGTGATATTTGTCAGAGAAACTTAATACTATTCACTAACCTACACCAATCTTAAACAAACATAATGAACTTATTTTAATATAGTGACACCGCTCAGGCTTTGGTTTTTCCACTTTTTGTTTCAAGTTCAACTAATGTGAAGATTAATTTTAGCTGGACATCCTAGTGATCTTTTCTAAATGGTTAATTTACTGAAAagtatttgacaaagaaatctctCTTCTTTCATTCAAGCCAAATGTCCTAACAATTATaactacacgcacatatacaagtatgcatacagacatggatgaatatgtatgtgtgtaggtgtgtgtgtgtgtgtgtgtgtgtatatatatatatatatacacacacacacacacacacNNNNNNNNNNATTCATACATGGTGGCCGTACACTcatgaccaaggaagaccattgctgaccttcaagAACATTGCGCACTCTAGGAtataggtgggggggggggaagcagCTCATATCGAGCAGAGTTCAGCAATGCCTGTTCAGAATTTTAGGTCCCATACGatacctcatagaccctctccactctactgacattatccagagacaagccagagcAAGACGTCTGGGATGTgccatgatctctagcacaaaccaaagatcccaaaatgtccaatgtcattccctgcatatctggttttatatcacaGTGACCTTCTTCTAAGAGACATACTTCAACAGAAGCTGAGGAGTGCCTCCctcccagtggtcttccagcacaCTAGAcaccatcccggaatttctgTATACCTgcgctattgctagatagccgttgagcctgcactaggttcATCTGACCTTTCACCAGGTCTTGTTTTTAAACCTGTTGGGTTTCTAGCAAACCCCCTCACCAGGGTAACCTGGTGGGGGTCCCATTTAGTCACTGACAACcagaccatgcaacaggttgtactggattccatgttaccagtattcatatatacatatatatattatttaaaacagtttgattcggttccatGCAACTTTGGATTGCCAaacttgaatgtgtgtatgtgtggctctctttttcgatatgtatatatatttgtaggaaaACTTGGGACAAGTTGTAAAGTCCCATCTCAAGTTGCTGAGCCTAACTGAGATGAACATCAATTTGCTATGCTGAAGAAAACCTGTCCATCTCAGCAAAATGATGTGCCAAAAGAATATTATTGTGTCTGCACTCATCTTCATAATACCCATCCTTCATTCACTCCTCTAACTACAGCACCATAATTATATGAAAGCAGAGTTGCTCATATTTCATACCCACTTTTGTTCTATTAGTTATCCCTCTCCTTGAGACTACTTCCTGTGCTACTCATCCTGTACTTCGAACATCATTATTTACCACTTATGTTTTCATCGAATGCTTCATTCCCCTCAACACTTCATATGCGCCATTGATGCtactcacttttttctttttttcacacacTATATTTACCCCTATATGCCTCTGGAtgaaggcacatgacttagtggttagggtatttgccTCATGATCGTATggttgagttcaattcccgggaatgcattgtgtccttgagcaagacactttatttcatgtggctccagtccattcagccggcaaaaatgagttgtacccatatttcaaagagccaaccacggcacactgtgtcatgctgaatctccctgagaactacattaaaggtacacatatctgtggagtgctctgccacatgcatgttaatttaaagagcaggctgttccgttgattggatcaaatggaacccttgtcattgtaaccgacagagtgccagtaatAATATATGCCTCTGACCTCTGTCTCTTTCACTGTGCAGTTTGTCACTCACCCACACTTCACATCATCTCATCTACAGTTTTATTATGTTGCTCTTCACCTCCCTTCCCCCTTGCTCTACCCTATTTTCCTTTACCTTCCTCCAAACTGAAATTCACCAGTGATCACACCTCCACCTGTACTCAACATACACTGCATTCACCTCTATTCCTATCTCTAACCATCCATCATTCCCCTTTCATATTCTTATGAAGCTACATCATtagcttcattaattttattgattacatAAATCAGAGTTATCATTTCTCAAAATATATGTTATCTGGATAATTCTTAAAACATTTATTCCCCTACTCCCCAATAATTGAATCAAATTTATTTCCAGAATAAAATCAAAGCATGAAAGGTTTGTACATACAAATACTGAGGAGAATGCAATAGTTATCCAAGATAATATTGACAGCAACTTTGATAAAAATACTgttgtaaaaaaattatcaatagaCCAAACTATCATTTCATTCAAAGGCAAATGAAACAGAAAACGTTTTATGAATTATGTTGCTTATTCTTGCCATGTCACAGCACATCATATTGTCACACATAATACTACTTCTGTATCTATAATGAAATGTGATATTATATGCAAAAGGATACAAGTTTGCCATAAACAAAATGATTTCattgaagaaacacacacaaacacacaataacaCTTATTTTTAAGAATCTGATTCTTCTCTTTCTGTGGATACTCTCAGTCTTTACACTAGCTGCACCTATTTTCTAACATATACAATGAGAATTCATAAAAAGAGGCTATGCTCTTCAAATAATAGCCACAAAAATTGCTCACATACATTCCATGAAGTAATTACTTTTtatatactaaaaagaaaaaaaatcacatgaaCATTTCAAGTGTTGCATTATTAATACAATTTTAACTTTTTCCAGAAATCATTGATATTTTCTATCCATTCtgattatatataacaaaacaattagaatctataaatgaatattattatttttgagaaaaagaaatgggacacacacacacacaaaaacacacttacTTTTGGTTCTCCTTGGTGAGCTATCTTAACATCCTTAGCCATGCCAGTTTTGTCCATTGCTACTTGGATATAAAACATATCAGAACCAACAAACAACTGTGATTCAGGTCCACTGGGTGGAGTAAAACTTAATCCAACTTGTCTGGCAACCGCTTCCAATTGTTCCACAAGATTTAACTGAGAAAGCACtacaatatataattaaacaacaTATAATTACAGAGTAAACTTTAAGAACATAtacaaaatagcaaaaacaattttTAGATTACCTCGAGTAAAAAAAGGAAGGTAGAAACAAAGATGCTTGGCAAGATAGGTCAACTAATACAAAATCATCTGTGTATttttgtccatgctagcatgagtttgaacaaaaatgttatttacaGCATGATTTTCTTGTGTACAGATGCTCCTTTTACTGCCAAAACTGAcatgtatatcaaatataaactTTCTTTATTGAAAGCACAAAGTAGCCAGTCCTACTGTCAACAAAGAATGTCACCATCAGTAATGCTTTGCTAAAGAACAGacaagatacacatatacacgtgtatacacatacttgtacacatacatacatatacttgtacacacacacatatatacaaatatatataaacatacatataacttcTTCGAGAAAATTACCATATAGTGAAAACATTCGCCAATATGAGCAGGAGAATCAGTTACAATGGTACAGGTACATAGATGAAAAAGTTCTCTAAGTAGATGCAGAAAAGTACCATTAGATAGACAAAAGATTGGTGAAGTACTGGTTGCTTAAGACTTATAACAGAGTTTCGCTAACATGATGGTGGCTGGAGTTGTGCtattttgaaattccaataaaacaTTTCTAGTgtaaaaagacaaatatttaacAATGATGTTAATATACAAGttagtaaatatattaaagaatagaAGTGAATTTATTTTCTAACAATATGAAATTAGCAGCTGTAaaagacaagaaagtaatataaTTTAAAGTAGGTTACCTTTCATTGCTTTCTGTAAGGTGTCCAACCACCTCTGTAACTGGGGACGATCCACTGCATCTGATTGGTGACGTTTGTCCTACAAGAAATTCCAAATTAaagttgagaatttttttttttaatatcttaattttaaCTACAGAACAGGTATAAAGTGAAATAGCATAAAggctaaatatatctataaaatatgagACCGTATAAATCcctgaaaaataaacataattataggCAAATTCTTTGAATTTAGAGAAGAAATCATGTCTTATTACCTATCTCTGAAGAAAACATTTAACTCTTTAACAgtagaaatcagatatatccacccAAAATTTCATTACTCTTAACTGTGGAAAACAGCTTTATACACCAACCTATTTTTTGTTCAAATAAGTTAAGTCTACCTAGAAAATGTGACTTGCCGAAAATACCAATtgtattttttggtagatatttaacatcattactagaataagcatgaaatttaattttgcagttaaagggttaaaaatctCCAATAATGATATTGTATAGGTTCAGCAGCATCATTTTGTTCCATTTGTCTGTATTTGCACATGTTAAACTTCACTAAACCTGATCATAACTATTGAAACATGTAAATCAAAGCATgtccaaatattctattttcataTGCTGAAGctcatatataaaaattaatataatattcaaTCTTTACTGTCATGCTagaatatggaagaaaaaaaagaaaaaaaagaaagaaaaaaaatgaaattaatataaattctaaaacatctacagtaaaattgaaataattttgctCTATAATGATCCAACCAGATTTCAAAACACACCCTACCATctcttaaaattaaaatatattggataatCTAGTCCAAAATAAAgagatggaatggtcatagcAAGAGGGCCTTTGTTCATAGATCTGCTCTATCAGAGCTAACTTGGAGCAAAAACCTCAGAAAAGCAATAACAGTGAAAATGGCACTCAATTTGtgaattatagaaagaaaaatcatatttaaaataaagttaataaGGATAGATCTTATAAggtaaaagtttaaaaagttTATTAACTCTTTTAAGTTCACACTATGGCAGGGGAAGATTTTTTTAAGACATCTAATATACACCTTCTTGTGGATATAAACATATTCAAGTATCAAGATATCATTGaaccacggtagtggttgaatatatttttaagtccaccatttcgtcaatcgcagcagcttgcAAGCTTCACCAcaaattcagttctcaactaaattgcaaactgttaacagttttaaagaagacacctcctcagctacactttggcataaatagtttgagaccTGAAGGTGGGCAACAAGGCAGGTGTTCattttcaattaacataaatgatagaaatgatagaaaaatgcatgaggaattcagaatcattAGTCACATTCAACAAAAATTAGTAGCAAAatgttatgaggtaaaatgtcaTGAAATGTAAAGGAAGTAAGTAAGAGAGTAATGCTCCAAGCAAAGAAATAGTTGTATTTAATCCATTGTTTGTTATAATTACTCTTAATTCTTCACTTCTCATTNNNNNNNNNNNNNNNNNNNNNNNNNNNNNNNNNNNNNNNNNNNNNNNNNNNNNNNNNNNNNNNNNNNNNNNNNNNNNNNNNNNNNNNNNNNNNNNNNNNNNNNNNNNNNNNNNNNNNNNNNNNNNNNNNNNNNNNNNNNNNNNNNNNNNNNNNNNNNNNNNNNNNNNNNNNNNNNNNNNNNNNNNNNNNNNNNNNNNNNNNNNNNNNNNNNNNNNNNNNNNNNNNNNNNNNNNNNNNNNNNNNNNNNNNNNNNNNNNNNNNNNNNNNNNNNNNNNNNNNNNNNNNNNNNNNNNNNNNNNNNNNNNNNNNNNNNNNNNNNNNNNNNNNNNNNNNNNNNNNNNNNNNNNNNNNNNNNNNNNNNNNNNNNNNNNNNNNNNNNNNNNNNNNNNNNNNNNNNNNNNNNNNNNNNNNNNNNNNNNNNNNNNNNNNNNNNNNNNNNNNNNNNNNNNNNNNNNNNNNNNNNNNNNNNNNNNNNNNNNNNNNNNNNNNNNNNNNNNNNNNNNNNNNNNNNNNNNNNNNNNNNNNNNNNNNNNNNNNNNNNNNNNNNNNNNNNNNNNNNNNNNNNNNNNNNNNNNNNNNNNNNNNNNNNNNNNNNNNNNNNNNNNNNNNNNNNNNNNNNNNNNNNNNNNNNNNNNNNNNNNNNNNNNNNNNNNNNNNNNNNNNNNNNNNNNNNNNNNNNNNNNNNNNNNNNNNNNNNNNNNNNNNNNNNNNNNNNNNNNNNNNNNNNNNNNNNNNNNNNNNNNNNNNNNNNNNNNNNNNNNNNNNNNNNNNNNNNNNNNNNNNNNNNNNNNNNNNNNNNNNNNNNNNNNNNNNNNNNNNNNNNNNNNNNNNNNNNNNNNNNNNNNNNNNNNNNNNNNNNNNNNNNNNNNNNNNNNNNNNNNNNNNNNNNNNNNNNNNNNNNNNNNNNNNNNNNNNNNNNNNNNNNNNNNNNNNNNNNNNNNNNNNNNNNNNNNNNNNNNNNNNNNNNNNGTGCAGATTcaagatgatgattatgttgtaGTTGTTCCTCCTTGTTATGAAATCCATAATTTTTGCTTCTAAAAatgcatataatttattaaattgcAAAAAATTGTGCATTTGAAAAtaactttattcttattttgcttaaaattccaaattcacttaaTAGAATATAGTCATTTTTAGCTGTGTCTCTATGGACAGACCTGAAAACATGTAGTAAGGCTGTCCAGAAAAGACATTGGTCAAAAGTGCTTACATTCTAcaactttttatattttagcttttccattaaatatttaataaagttatttttaatatgctgttgaattagggtaagtttaacttttattattaattttctctttcagctttAATTAACTTGCTTTCTGCTTTTTTTGCTTTCCCTTTTTagttgctttccttttctttttagataattatttaatCAGGCCAGCTCATTAATGTGTTATAtaagaatttggctaatttactaccttaaatacagaaaaagtgactaattagacaaacttacaaattagctgaacggTTTTGTACATTAAGTTTAAAAGATGaaaactgtaaagagtgataaattagaagaactggctaATAAGCAGATGATTAATTAACTGAATTTTATTGTAATTacaagaagtgatttttaaaaaactaaaatattagaGGAACTGCCTAATTAGCTGGTGATTAATTAACTGCACTCTATTATaataacaaaagatataaaaatttataccttagaaaatttttaaaataaaatctaaaagtaTTACAATAATATagttaaattttaatatatggaAATTGGAATTGTACTTATAAACAGTAATCAAATTCTTTAGTAATAGCTTGAAAAAATAGAAGTAATTGCTtgaataaaattctatttatttaatgattaattatttactatattttaatagtatattaacaaaattttttaaaattagccttaattattttatgaagtacgtaattattttatgatgtacaatgattattttaaaagttttgtatgttttgctgacaattaattatattttgtataatttttagtttgtaatattttcaaattttcttttttgctgcaatatttcaagtaaaaagtttcttattctttactttactagaagtaatagcttgtcctatacttttccaggtgtaataacttgtcctgtacttttccaggtttataatcttaagaatattactttccat
This DNA window, taken from Octopus bimaculoides isolate UCB-OBI-ISO-001 chromosome 9, ASM119413v2, whole genome shotgun sequence, encodes the following:
- the LOC106869896 gene encoding mediator of RNA polymerase II transcription subunit 1, with the translated sequence MTGIQNHKLAILMDKLRNRGPLQRSWNESIKAIRVAMADKRHQSDAVDRPQLQRWLDTLQKAMKVLSQLNLVEQLEAVARQVGLSFTPPSGPESQLFVGSDMFYIQVAMDKTGMAKDVKIAHQGEPKSCQDLQEVLSRGDFSEFTSHLEGLCQIYNISGDKKQKTKTFLALQSLECDLSMLAQLQR